The following coding sequences lie in one Danio rerio strain Tuebingen ecotype United States chromosome 3, GRCz12tu, whole genome shotgun sequence genomic window:
- the LOC101882899 gene encoding dynein axonemal assembly factor 8 isoform X3: MRRESTVRYSSRLPIGLMNELVVEGLIGSIQARFTDVVGPEVCFYTIPYSKNHHNVLGGHMWTVPESSHMVLSKYAYPSCPDAEQVVILTLTGQNIMENEIKFLHKVLRDPAGQEEFELLALKWVSQLSQRQAQELNPFEIGDREWQNSVQSLTSTPALILALRRVRAFITLRQQLPHNYPGSLRVLMSPTPETAFRQTCLFFSEAELVPDHSSRPLLKFLPPHHIDTTGHSLYSYMTLGPQPLLTLALFKPGAWRQCFGKILTLIKQNGYTLVGLRVLLLDSTMASALIHSPEKQDPTEELEYLRSGPSLALGLLRVNAVMRLWELMGPEDPIEARTVDQTLWRAQFGSDRLHNGIYGSRSYRNAIEDMKLLFPSGVCCAETSLMRYEQISSLQSDPEASLDHDHLHTSQTAVKFSSEFGQVPAGPLVCTALCQTTCLLIPSSLLQQSQPPLFSELLQRLFRTGCHLLAGRLCMLDKKQRRHMCELLRASAGEELLHEGPCLAIVLQADNAATCFDIILERVCRERPDFRRVTRKLLYPRFKKEAVKLLCYLFDDFGLDSHHRIALQ, from the exons ATGAGAAGAGAAAGCACAGTTAGATACTCTTCCAGACTTCCAATAG GTCTGATGAACGAGCTTGTCGTAGAAGGCCTTATTGGATCAATCCAGGCAAGATTCACAGATGTTGTTGGTCCAGAAGTCTGCTTTTACACCATACCTTACTCTAAAAACCATCATAACGTTCTGG GTGGCCACATGTGGACAGTTCCAGAGTCTAGCCACATGGTCCTGTCCAAGTATGCGTATCCCTCTTGTCCAGATGCAGAGCAGGTGGTGATTCTCACACTGACTGGTCAAAACATTATGGAGAATGAAATAAAGTTTCTTCATAAAGTTCTAAGAGATCCAGCAG GACAAGAGGAATTTGAGTTGCTGGCACTGAAGTGGGTGTCCCAGCTGTCCCAGCGACAGGCACAAGAGTTGAATCCTTTTGAGATTGGGGACAGAGAGTGGCAAAACAGTGTGCAAAGTTTGACATCTACCCCTGCCCTGATCTTGGCTCTAAGAAGAGTGAGGGCATTCATCACTCTACGCCAACAATTACCGCACAATTATCCAGGAAGCCTTCGTGTATTGATGTCCCCCACTCCTGAGACAGCTTTCAGACAGACCTGCCTCTTCTTTTCTGAGGCAGAATTGGTCCCTG ATCACAGCAGTCGTCCATTGTTGAAATTCCTGCCTCCTCATCACATTGACACTACAG GTCATTCGCTTTACAGTTACATGACACTGG GCCCACAGCCACTTTTGACTCTGGCTCTGTTCAAGCCTGGAGCCTGGAGACAATGCTTTGGTAAAattctaaccctaatcaaacagaaCGGATATACTCTAGTGGGCTTACGTGTACTTCTGCTGGACTCAACCATGGCAAGCGCACTGATACATTCACCAGAGAAACAG GATCCCACAGAGGAGTTGGAATATTTGAGATCTGGGCCCTCACTAGCTTTAGGTTTGCTAAGAGTGAATGCCGTAATGAGGCTGTGGGAACTGATGGGTCCTGAGGATCCCATTGAAGCCCGTACTGTAGATCAGACACTATGGAGGGCCCAGTTTGGCTCTGACAGACTCCATAATGGCATCTATG GATCTCGATCTTATCGAAATGCTATAGAAGACATGAAGCTGCTATTTCCAAGCGGTGTGTGTTGCGCTGAAACTTCACTTATGAGATATGAGCAG ATATCAAGTTTGCAGTCGGATCCCGAGGCTAGTTTGGACCATGACCATTTGCACACCTCCCAAACTGCTGTCAAATTTTCATCAGAATTTGGTCAAG TGCCAGCAGGGCCTTTGGTCTGCACTGCTCTTTGTCAGACCACCTGCCTGCTGATCCCATCCAGCCTCCTCCAGCAGAGTCAGCCTCCTCTGTTCTCAGAACTGCTGCAGAGGCTGTTTAGGACAGGCTGCCATCTGCTGGCCGGAAGGCTTTGCATGCTAGATAAAAAACAAAGACGCCACATGTGTGAGTTACTGAGGGCCTCTGCTGGGGAAGAACTTCTACATGAGGGTCCCTGCCTTGCCATTGTTTTGCAAGCCGACAATGCTGCGACATGCTTCGACATCATTCTTGAGAG AGTTTGTAGGGAGAGACCTGACTTTAGGAGAGTTACAAGAAAACTTCTTTACCCACGCTTCAAAAAAGAG GCTGTGAAATTGCTGTGTTACCTGTTCGACGATTTTGGTCTTGACAGCCATCACCGCATAGCACTACAATAA
- the LOC101882899 gene encoding dynein axonemal assembly factor 8 isoform X1, whose product MSILHQHPPVSHSLEGTSLEKSEVKFLPSWTADDQKGDYNHLLPMGHNTERPINERVKHKTESNPSANKTQLTENQLCSFLSLAPLDTWDLDHVLQTLKQHKPLVKPIQADILKDNEREMHENDLMEQLVAFCERKVNETEIKPAKSDNTQELSLRATGRDVVDFKRSSVQLQLNDDSPTIYIDLRTNEFQTTLSDVSQSDSAICPTNLDKEIISSKETTIPIANGQKREFAGKRLLLHNSSQSKQSMSEMSVSLRNPQGLAEARQRNSSGKTIKENQLQDSESCCSEPGIQRVNVCCSPPKYNHKQNSQSSHFPVAGNKQRDHHNHKIRYEKDLKFLQTSRPQRSANNRDDVAERTDILYDPEASYLPSVNALPAELHTKDCLLLTVPLSSPGVVAGRTQRKTQTVNSILIKSHVYNALIAWLMSLTNPKACMGKGNTFDAPFWVAGLQQLYIEDSLVLYICAASLEGGPTGSRKMRGAEMDENKFYRRVCKFFAQTSLKTVAFWVPQLNNLLEKQPYPALVHLPSSYLDCFISVNPNPEAVEEIFSVIPGFYWQTLETGDQKCKRTEATSFQHCHTETALVLIGRTLFFNPLAMHHTLDLVSKSGLDVCGIRFLYPPQELLTNFTVNKSVMHGEEHTHQPMLIMAFRGPYANSVWQEITGPSDFQLARRTDPASINALYLHSQDPPLLYSPRLANRVHLGLCLFFGGRTAENAVSMIQNSGETEDRVSHIQTSSTASLCATVKGDLFLLVSPVVGPCCYSYILSACAKTGFSLLGLQRVQLSRKQAQSLGLTTRQVAAFCHAPTVSLDGEQVELSSHCLVLLMRRESTVRYSSRLPIGLMNELVVEGLIGSIQARFTDVVGPEVCFYTIPYSKNHHNVLGGHMWTVPESSHMVLSKYAYPSCPDAEQVVILTLTGQNIMENEIKFLHKVLRDPAGQEEFELLALKWVSQLSQRQAQELNPFEIGDREWQNSVQSLTSTPALILALRRVRAFITLRQQLPHNYPGSLRVLMSPTPETAFRQTCLFFSEAELVPDHSSRPLLKFLPPHHIDTTGHSLYSYMTLGPQPLLTLALFKPGAWRQCFGKILTLIKQNGYTLVGLRVLLLDSTMASALIHSPEKQDPTEELEYLRSGPSLALGLLRVNAVMRLWELMGPEDPIEARTVDQTLWRAQFGSDRLHNGIYGSRSYRNAIEDMKLLFPSGVCCAETSLMRYEQISSLQSDPEASLDHDHLHTSQTAVKFSSEFGQVPAGPLVCTALCQTTCLLIPSSLLQQSQPPLFSELLQRLFRTGCHLLAGRLCMLDKKQRRHMCELLRASAGEELLHEGPCLAIVLQADNAATCFDIILERVCRERPDFRRVTRKLLYPRFKKEAVKLLCYLFDDFGLDSHHRIALQ is encoded by the exons GCAACATAAACCTCTTGTCAAGCCAATTCAGGCTGATATACTAAAAG acAATGAAAGGGAAATGCATGAAAATGATTTAATGGAGCAGCTGGTTGCTTTTTGTGAGAGGAAAGTAAATGAAACGGAAATAAAACCTGCCAAATCTGATAATACACAAGAATTATCTCTCAG AGCAACTGGGAGAGACGTGGTGGACTTTAAAAGGAGCTCAGTACAATTACAACTCAATGACGATTCTCCCACTATATATATTGATTTGCGCACAAATGAATTTCAAACAACACTGTCAGACGTTAGCCAGAGTGACAGTGCTATATGTCCTACAAACCTGGACAAGGAAATTATCTCCTCTAAAGAGACCACAATTCCAATAGCAAATGGACAGAAAAG AGAATTCGCAGGAAAGCGATTACTACTGCACAACTCAAGTCAGTCAAAACAAAGTATGTCAGAGATGTCCGTGAGCTTGAGAAATCCACAAGGTTTGGCTGAGGCTAGGCAGAGAAACTCTTCAGGGAAAACTATAAAAGAAAACCAGCTTCAGGATTCTGAATCTTGCTGTAGTGAACCAGGTATTCAGCGGGTCAATGTCTGCTGTTCGCCTCCAAAATATAACCATAAACAGAATTCTCAATCTTCTCACTTTCCAGTTGCTGGAAACAAACAAAG AGATCACCACAATCATAAAAtcagatatgagaaagatctcAAGTTTTTGCAAACATCCAGACCTCAACGTTCGGCAAATAACAGGGATGACGTGGCTGAGAGGACTGATATTCTTTATGACCCT GAAGCATCCTACCTTCCTTCTGTGAACGCCTTACCTGCAGAGCTCCACACGAAGGACTGTTTGCTGTTGACTGTGCCCTTGTCCAGTCCTGGCGTGGTGGCTGGAAGAACGCAGCGGAAAACTCAGACCGTCAACTCAATCCTAATCAAATCGCATGTTTACAATGCACTCATAGCATGGCTCATGTCTttg ACCAATCCTAAGGCTTGTATGGGAAAAGGCAATACGTTTGATGCCCCTTTCTGGGTGGCTGGACTGCAGCAATTGTATATAGAAGACAGCTTGGTTTTGTACATTTGTGCTGCATCTCTTGAGGGTGGTCCGACTGGCAGTAGGAAG ATGAGGGGGGCTGAAATGGACGAGAACAAATTTTACAGAAGAGTTTGCAAGTTCTTTGCCCAGACATCATTGAAGACTGTTGCGTTCTGGGTACCTCAGCTTAATAATTTACTGGAGAAACAGCCTTATCCTGCACTTGTTCACTTGCCTTCATCCTACCTGGACTGCTTCATCTCTGTCAACCCAAATCCAGAG GCTGTTGAAGAGATCTTTAGTGTGATCCCAGGATTCTACTGGCAAACTCTGGAAACAGGGGACCAAAAGTGTAAAAGGACAGAAGCTACAAGTTTTCAACACTGTCATACTGAG aCAGCACTTGTTCTGATAGGCAGAACCTTGTTTTTTAACCCACTGGCAATGCACCACACACTTGATCTAGTCTCCAAATCAGGCCTAGATGTGTGTGGTATCCGTTTCCTCTATCCGCCCCAAGAGCTATTAACAAACTTTACAG TCAACAAGTCAGTTATGCATGGAGAGGAACATACTCATCAGCCAATGCTAATCATGGCTTTCCGGGGGCCTTACGCTAACTCTGTGTGGCAGGAGATCACAGGGCCATCAGATTTCCAGCTGGCAAGGCGGACAGATCCAGCATCCATCAACGCCCTTTACCTTCACAGTCAGGACCCACCCCTGCTGTACTCACCCCGTCTTGCCAATCGTGTGCATCTGGGGCTCTGCTTGTTTTTTGGTGGTAGAACAGCAGAAAACGCAGTGTCAAT GATTCAAAACTCTGGTGAAACAGAAGACAGAGTTTCTCATATTCAGACCTCTTCTACAGCAAGTCTATGCGCCACAGTGAAAG GGGATTTATTTCTCCTTGTGTCTCCTGTGGTTGGACCATGCTGTTACAGCTATATACTATCTGCATGCGCAAAAACAGGCTTCAGTCTGTTGGGACTTCAGAGAGTGCAGCTCTCCAGGAAACAAGCTCAATCTTTGGGTCTCACCACTAGGCAG GTTGCAGCGTTTTGTCATGCTCCCACAGTGTCTCTGGATGGAGAACAGGTTGAGCTGTCCTCTCATTGCCTGGTGCTGCTCATGAGAAGAGAAAGCACAGTTAGATACTCTTCCAGACTTCCAATAG GTCTGATGAACGAGCTTGTCGTAGAAGGCCTTATTGGATCAATCCAGGCAAGATTCACAGATGTTGTTGGTCCAGAAGTCTGCTTTTACACCATACCTTACTCTAAAAACCATCATAACGTTCTGG GTGGCCACATGTGGACAGTTCCAGAGTCTAGCCACATGGTCCTGTCCAAGTATGCGTATCCCTCTTGTCCAGATGCAGAGCAGGTGGTGATTCTCACACTGACTGGTCAAAACATTATGGAGAATGAAATAAAGTTTCTTCATAAAGTTCTAAGAGATCCAGCAG GACAAGAGGAATTTGAGTTGCTGGCACTGAAGTGGGTGTCCCAGCTGTCCCAGCGACAGGCACAAGAGTTGAATCCTTTTGAGATTGGGGACAGAGAGTGGCAAAACAGTGTGCAAAGTTTGACATCTACCCCTGCCCTGATCTTGGCTCTAAGAAGAGTGAGGGCATTCATCACTCTACGCCAACAATTACCGCACAATTATCCAGGAAGCCTTCGTGTATTGATGTCCCCCACTCCTGAGACAGCTTTCAGACAGACCTGCCTCTTCTTTTCTGAGGCAGAATTGGTCCCTG ATCACAGCAGTCGTCCATTGTTGAAATTCCTGCCTCCTCATCACATTGACACTACAG GTCATTCGCTTTACAGTTACATGACACTGG GCCCACAGCCACTTTTGACTCTGGCTCTGTTCAAGCCTGGAGCCTGGAGACAATGCTTTGGTAAAattctaaccctaatcaaacagaaCGGATATACTCTAGTGGGCTTACGTGTACTTCTGCTGGACTCAACCATGGCAAGCGCACTGATACATTCACCAGAGAAACAG GATCCCACAGAGGAGTTGGAATATTTGAGATCTGGGCCCTCACTAGCTTTAGGTTTGCTAAGAGTGAATGCCGTAATGAGGCTGTGGGAACTGATGGGTCCTGAGGATCCCATTGAAGCCCGTACTGTAGATCAGACACTATGGAGGGCCCAGTTTGGCTCTGACAGACTCCATAATGGCATCTATG GATCTCGATCTTATCGAAATGCTATAGAAGACATGAAGCTGCTATTTCCAAGCGGTGTGTGTTGCGCTGAAACTTCACTTATGAGATATGAGCAG ATATCAAGTTTGCAGTCGGATCCCGAGGCTAGTTTGGACCATGACCATTTGCACACCTCCCAAACTGCTGTCAAATTTTCATCAGAATTTGGTCAAG TGCCAGCAGGGCCTTTGGTCTGCACTGCTCTTTGTCAGACCACCTGCCTGCTGATCCCATCCAGCCTCCTCCAGCAGAGTCAGCCTCCTCTGTTCTCAGAACTGCTGCAGAGGCTGTTTAGGACAGGCTGCCATCTGCTGGCCGGAAGGCTTTGCATGCTAGATAAAAAACAAAGACGCCACATGTGTGAGTTACTGAGGGCCTCTGCTGGGGAAGAACTTCTACATGAGGGTCCCTGCCTTGCCATTGTTTTGCAAGCCGACAATGCTGCGACATGCTTCGACATCATTCTTGAGAG AGTTTGTAGGGAGAGACCTGACTTTAGGAGAGTTACAAGAAAACTTCTTTACCCACGCTTCAAAAAAGAG GCTGTGAAATTGCTGTGTTACCTGTTCGACGATTTTGGTCTTGACAGCCATCACCGCATAGCACTACAATAA
- the LOC101882899 gene encoding dynein axonemal assembly factor 8 isoform X2: MIQNSGETEDRVSHIQTSSTASLCATVKGDLFLLVSPVVGPCCYSYILSACAKTGFSLLGLQRVQLSRKQAQSLGLTTRQVAAFCHAPTVSLDGEQVELSSHCLVLLMRRESTVRYSSRLPIGLMNELVVEGLIGSIQARFTDVVGPEVCFYTIPYSKNHHNVLGGHMWTVPESSHMVLSKYAYPSCPDAEQVVILTLTGQNIMENEIKFLHKVLRDPAGQEEFELLALKWVSQLSQRQAQELNPFEIGDREWQNSVQSLTSTPALILALRRVRAFITLRQQLPHNYPGSLRVLMSPTPETAFRQTCLFFSEAELVPDHSSRPLLKFLPPHHIDTTGHSLYSYMTLGPQPLLTLALFKPGAWRQCFGKILTLIKQNGYTLVGLRVLLLDSTMASALIHSPEKQDPTEELEYLRSGPSLALGLLRVNAVMRLWELMGPEDPIEARTVDQTLWRAQFGSDRLHNGIYGSRSYRNAIEDMKLLFPSGVCCAETSLMRYEQISSLQSDPEASLDHDHLHTSQTAVKFSSEFGQVPAGPLVCTALCQTTCLLIPSSLLQQSQPPLFSELLQRLFRTGCHLLAGRLCMLDKKQRRHMCELLRASAGEELLHEGPCLAIVLQADNAATCFDIILERVCRERPDFRRVTRKLLYPRFKKEAVKLLCYLFDDFGLDSHHRIALQ; this comes from the exons AT GATTCAAAACTCTGGTGAAACAGAAGACAGAGTTTCTCATATTCAGACCTCTTCTACAGCAAGTCTATGCGCCACAGTGAAAG GGGATTTATTTCTCCTTGTGTCTCCTGTGGTTGGACCATGCTGTTACAGCTATATACTATCTGCATGCGCAAAAACAGGCTTCAGTCTGTTGGGACTTCAGAGAGTGCAGCTCTCCAGGAAACAAGCTCAATCTTTGGGTCTCACCACTAGGCAG GTTGCAGCGTTTTGTCATGCTCCCACAGTGTCTCTGGATGGAGAACAGGTTGAGCTGTCCTCTCATTGCCTGGTGCTGCTCATGAGAAGAGAAAGCACAGTTAGATACTCTTCCAGACTTCCAATAG GTCTGATGAACGAGCTTGTCGTAGAAGGCCTTATTGGATCAATCCAGGCAAGATTCACAGATGTTGTTGGTCCAGAAGTCTGCTTTTACACCATACCTTACTCTAAAAACCATCATAACGTTCTGG GTGGCCACATGTGGACAGTTCCAGAGTCTAGCCACATGGTCCTGTCCAAGTATGCGTATCCCTCTTGTCCAGATGCAGAGCAGGTGGTGATTCTCACACTGACTGGTCAAAACATTATGGAGAATGAAATAAAGTTTCTTCATAAAGTTCTAAGAGATCCAGCAG GACAAGAGGAATTTGAGTTGCTGGCACTGAAGTGGGTGTCCCAGCTGTCCCAGCGACAGGCACAAGAGTTGAATCCTTTTGAGATTGGGGACAGAGAGTGGCAAAACAGTGTGCAAAGTTTGACATCTACCCCTGCCCTGATCTTGGCTCTAAGAAGAGTGAGGGCATTCATCACTCTACGCCAACAATTACCGCACAATTATCCAGGAAGCCTTCGTGTATTGATGTCCCCCACTCCTGAGACAGCTTTCAGACAGACCTGCCTCTTCTTTTCTGAGGCAGAATTGGTCCCTG ATCACAGCAGTCGTCCATTGTTGAAATTCCTGCCTCCTCATCACATTGACACTACAG GTCATTCGCTTTACAGTTACATGACACTGG GCCCACAGCCACTTTTGACTCTGGCTCTGTTCAAGCCTGGAGCCTGGAGACAATGCTTTGGTAAAattctaaccctaatcaaacagaaCGGATATACTCTAGTGGGCTTACGTGTACTTCTGCTGGACTCAACCATGGCAAGCGCACTGATACATTCACCAGAGAAACAG GATCCCACAGAGGAGTTGGAATATTTGAGATCTGGGCCCTCACTAGCTTTAGGTTTGCTAAGAGTGAATGCCGTAATGAGGCTGTGGGAACTGATGGGTCCTGAGGATCCCATTGAAGCCCGTACTGTAGATCAGACACTATGGAGGGCCCAGTTTGGCTCTGACAGACTCCATAATGGCATCTATG GATCTCGATCTTATCGAAATGCTATAGAAGACATGAAGCTGCTATTTCCAAGCGGTGTGTGTTGCGCTGAAACTTCACTTATGAGATATGAGCAG ATATCAAGTTTGCAGTCGGATCCCGAGGCTAGTTTGGACCATGACCATTTGCACACCTCCCAAACTGCTGTCAAATTTTCATCAGAATTTGGTCAAG TGCCAGCAGGGCCTTTGGTCTGCACTGCTCTTTGTCAGACCACCTGCCTGCTGATCCCATCCAGCCTCCTCCAGCAGAGTCAGCCTCCTCTGTTCTCAGAACTGCTGCAGAGGCTGTTTAGGACAGGCTGCCATCTGCTGGCCGGAAGGCTTTGCATGCTAGATAAAAAACAAAGACGCCACATGTGTGAGTTACTGAGGGCCTCTGCTGGGGAAGAACTTCTACATGAGGGTCCCTGCCTTGCCATTGTTTTGCAAGCCGACAATGCTGCGACATGCTTCGACATCATTCTTGAGAG AGTTTGTAGGGAGAGACCTGACTTTAGGAGAGTTACAAGAAAACTTCTTTACCCACGCTTCAAAAAAGAG GCTGTGAAATTGCTGTGTTACCTGTTCGACGATTTTGGTCTTGACAGCCATCACCGCATAGCACTACAATAA